The Natronobacterium texcoconense genome includes the window CCAATGTACGGCCTGGCGATCAAGCGAGAACTCGAGGACTACTACGGAACCGAAGTCAATCACGGCCGTCTCTACCCCAACCTCGACGAACTCGTCGAACTGGGACTGGTCGAGAAGAGCGAACTCGACAAGCGAACCAACCAGTACGAACTGACCGACGACGGCTACGATGCCGTCCTCGACGGCGTCCGCTGGACGCTCTCGAACGTCGTCACGGGCGACGACCGCGCGGACGAAATCCGCGACATCGTCGAGCAGAGCTACTGATCTACCGCTCCGGAACGGGTTCACCGACCGTTTCGTAGATCAGTTCGATCGACTCGTCGATCACATCCCGCTGTTCTTTCGACGGCCACGCGTTCCGTACGTAGTACTCCATCCGGAACTCCGCGAGTTCCTCGGCCGTCACCGACTCGAGTGGCTTCGCGTAGTGGTTGCCTACGAAATCCGCGAGCGCCGTAGCGTTGTCCCCGTGGACGTCGCCGTGGTGCTCGCGGACTTCCGCGACGATTTCGCGGTTCCGGGCGTCGACCTCGTCCCAGTCGTCCGGATCCTCCGTCCCCTCGAGCGGAATCTCGACCGCGCGCGAGGTGTCTTCGATCCGGTCGGTCCTGATAACGCCGTCCTCGGTCCATTCTCCGGGATGGAGGACCAGCACGTCGTCGCCGTCGTCCTCACGGATGCGAGCGGTGAACTCGTGGTCACTCAACAGTTCGTCGCGTCGCTTCGCGTGTGCCTCGGCCTCGTTTTCGTCGACTGCCGTTCGCTCGAGTCGCGTGAGTCGTTCGGCCTCCTCGACGACGTCGTCGGGGAGGGATTCGGTTTCGGAAGATTCGGTCGACTCGCTCATAGCGGATCGTTCGTCCGCGAGCGTTTTGCAGTTGCTGATCGACGCCGATCGCTCGAGTTCCGGAATCAGCCGTCGAGTGCCTCGTTCGCGAGTTCGTCCGCGCGCTCGTTGACCTCGCGGGGGACGTGTTCGATCGTCCACTCGCCGAACGCCGAGAGCAGTTCGTGGACGGTCACGCGCTTCTCGCGGAGTTCGGGATTGTTCGTGTCGTACTCGCCGCGGACCTGCTTGACGATCAGTTCGGAGTCGCCGCGGATCTGGACTTCGTCGTAGCCGTAGTCGCGCGCGGCCTCGAGAACGGCGATCAGTGCCTCGTACTCGGCCTGGTTGTTCGTCGCGCGGCCGATGCGTTCGCCGCCCTCGGCGACGATGCCGTCGCCGGTGACGATCACCCAGCCGATACCTGCAGGGCCGGGATTGCCGCGGGAGCCGCCGTCGAAGTAGAGGTGTGCTCGCCCGCCGCCCTCGCGAAGCAGGGCCTCGAGATCTTGCGGAGCTCCGCCCTGGATCACGACCTTGTCGTCGTAGGCGACGGCCGTCGCATCGCCGCGACTCGCACGCCAGCGTTCGTGGTCCGTGTTTCCGGATTCGACGGGGATACCTGCCTCTTCGAGCCGAGAACGGGCCTGCTCGACGTCACACTCGATAACCGGCATTCGTAGCCGTGATCCGGCAGTTCCGGATAAAGTCTTTCCGGTTTCGGATCGTAAACTCCGCTTGTGAGCGCCCGTATAGCCTGTTTTCGGCGATTAACCTTCTACGGGCGAAAACAGTTACCCAAAGTTTATATATGCTGGTGTTACTACTATAAAAGTGCGATGACACGGTCCACCCGCCAGCGGGAGCGCACGCGTGAGACGGACGAGACCGAGGATCAGGAGGGGGTAAAAGCCTGTCCCGAGTGTGAATCGGACAATCTCGTGAAAGACTCCGACCGGGGTGAGCTCATCTGTGAAGACTGTGGGCTCGTCGTGGAGGAAGAAAAGATAGACCCCGGTCCTGAGTGGCGGGCGTTTAACCACCAGGAACGGCAGGAAAAGTCCCGCGTCGGCGCGCCGACGACCCAGACGATGCACGACAAGGGACTGACGACGACGATCGACTGGAAGGACAAAGACGCCTACGGTCGCTCTATCTCCTCGAAAAAGCGCAGCCAGATGCATCGGCTGCGAAAGTGGCAAGAGCGTATTCGAACGAAAGACGCCGGCGAACGAAATCTCCAGTTCGCACTGAGCGAAATCGACCGGATGGCCTCGGCACTCGGTGTCCCACGGTCGGTGCGGGAGGTTGCCTCGGTGATCTATCGCCGCGCACTCAAAGAAGACCTCATCCGCGGCCGTTCGATCGAAGGCGTCGCGACGTCGGCACTGTACGCCGCCTGTCGAAAGGAAGGTATTCCACGAAGTCTCGAAGAAATCTCGGAAGTCTCACGCGTCGAACGAAAAGAGATCGGTCGGACGTATCGATACATCTCGCAGGAACTCGGCCTCGAGATGCGACCCGTCGACCCGAAAAAGTACGTCCCGCGCTTCTGTTCTGAACTCGAACTGTCCGAAGAGGTCCAGACCAAGGCCAACGAAATCATCGAGAAGACGGCCGAGGAAGGACTGCTCTCGGGCAAGTCTCCGACCGGATACGCCGCAGCCGCGATCTACGCTGCGTCGCTGCTCTGTAACGAGAAAAAGACCCAGCGTGAGGTCGCAGACGTCGCGCAGGTTACCGAAGTGACCATCCGGAACCGGTATCAGGAACAGATCGAAGCGATGGGCATCCACGGCTAACGCAACCGCTCACCGTCACTTTTTATCGCGCCACAGACGGCTACCGACGGGTATCGTCCGTCGGTTTCTGTGCCCTTCCGTCGGTGATTCGCGAGGCGTCGACTATAGTAGCCACTGCACACCTGATCGCACAGTAGTCGTGCGATCAGGTGTACATAGTTGCAGTTGTTACGATACGTGCCACGAAAAGTCGGTATCCTCGACGGTGACAGGACTGGCTACCTCTTTCCCGTCTCGACGGTGAGAAATCGTCCCGTCTCCGACTACTCGTCCTGTCCGACGCTGATGACCTGCAACAGCGAGTAAACCGGCACGCCGTCGATCTCCTCGAGCCCCTGCTTGTCGGCGAGGACGACGCAGGCGAGCGGTTCACCGCCTTCCGTACGAATCGCTTCGACGGTTTCTCGCATGGTGGTGCCGCTGGTGATGGTGTCGTCGACAATGTAACACTCGCGGTCGCGGATGCCAGCGAAGTTCCGGCTGAATGTACCGCCGAGTTCCTCGATATCGTCGTCGTCCCACTGGTGTTTCGCCGGAGTGTAGGTTCCGAGGTCGGTCTCGAGTTCGCTCGCGATGAGCGTCGCGATGGGGGCACCGGCTTTCTCGATGCCGATCGTCAGGTCGACGTCCTCGCCGTGTTTGGCGAGCAGGTTAGCCATCGCCGACGCGACGAACCCCATCCGTTTGCTGTCCCGACCGATCGCCGACCAGTCGACGTGGATGTCCTGTGGGCCGGTTCCCCCTTCGACTGTCTGGCTTGGCTGGCTGGTCGGCTGTGGCGACGCGCCGCTGCGTTCGACGAGCCAGCTTGCAGTCTCCCGGGAGACGTTCAGTTCGTCCGCGATTTCGCCCTTCGAGAGCCCCCGGTCTGCGAGTTCGGCGGCACTCTCGATGAGATCGTCGACGTTCTTCATATACTGTCGGTTCGGTCGCCATTTTTATAGGCGTGTCGTCGTGTGCAAACACCGCGCTACCGGGACCGGAAACGATTTTTCGTCGGCCGCTGGCTGTTGGTACCATGGAACGATACGACCTCGTCTACCGGCTCTACGACGAGTACGACACCGAGACGTTACGCGAGTACCAGGAGTTCGTCGACGTCTTTCCGGCCGTCGACTCCCGGGTCGCCCTCGAGCACTGGCAAGACGCGACCGAGGAACTCCAGGACCGAAAGGACGAGATTCGGGGCGACTTCGCGGCCGGGGAGACCTTCGCGGAGGTAGCCTCGAGAGCCGACCGCGACCAGGCCTTTACCGCGCTGGATCTCGAGGCGAAGTACGGTCGGGCGGTGAACGTCCTCGTGCTCGACGTCGACGAGACGCTCCGGTCGGCGGGCGGCACGGACAACGAGATTCCCCGCGAGACGCTGCACGTACTGACGGAGTTTCACGAGGCGGGCGTCCCGATCGTCATCTGTACGGGCCAGACCCTCGAGAACGTCAAGGGCTTTGCGATCCAGGGGCTTGGAAGCGAAATCGTCCACTCCGGGAACCTCTCGATCGTCTACGAGGCCGGTACCGGCGTCTTCACGCCGGGCCACGGCGCGGAGACGAAGCAACTCCTCTACGAGGATCTGGACGAGGAGATCCGGACGGTCTTCGACGCCGTTCGCTCCCGCATCCTCCCGGAAGCCCCCGAAGAACTCCGACGGGGCTGTCACCTCCAGGGCAACGAGTTCAACGTCACCCTCAAACCGAACTACGAGACCGGCTCCTCGAACGCTCGCGAGGTCATCGACGAGGGACTGGTCTACCTGATCGATCTGCTGGCCGACGCCGTCGGATCGACGGTCGGGACCACAGACGCCCCCGAGGGTGAATCAGTCGTCGACTGGACCCGCGCGTTCTACGCCGCACAGGACCCCGAGATCAGGGCCGTCCTCGAGGGCGAAGGTGCCTATCCCGACCTCGAGGCCGACGACGTTCCGTCGGCACTCGCGTCGATTCTCGAGCGTATCGACGTCGCCTACTACGAGGCCGACGCGGCCGAGATCGGCAGCCTCGAGTTGAACAAGATCGTCGGGGTCGAGCGGGCACTCGAGGTACTGGGGGTCGACGACCCGTTCGCGCTCGTGATGGGCGACTCGAAGAGCGACCTGCGCGTGATGGAGTGGGTCGACGAGAACGACGCGGGGATCGCAGCGGCACCGGAACACTCCTCGCAGGATACGTTCCAGCACGTCCTCGAGACCGACGAACTCGTCTTCGATCGCGGCAAGAGCGTCGACGTGCTCCGGACGGTGTACGCGCTGAATCGGCTCGTTCGACTCGACTAACTCCGTTCCAGGCGTCGACTGCATGGTCGAATCGACTTAAACGACTGGAACATCAAGGCCTGCCGGTCAACGGCGTTCGAACTGACGATTCTATCACCGCGAGTCCAGTTACGAGCGTCGCATACCCCCTCGACGTGCGGTCGCGTTCGCGGCTCGGTCCTGATTCGAAGTCGATCCGGATCGGTGATAGTATGAGATGGTCCGCCTTCCAGAGTTACCACGACGGCATCGGGTACGAATCGGCGTCGATAGAATCCGGTCGTGACGACGGCCGCGGCGACGACCACGTCGACGAGGTGATGGTCGGATGACGACGGTCGCCGAACTCACACTCCCAACCGACGAGTTCGCCCTCGCAGAGACGTTCCGGCGACTCCCGGAACTCGAGGTCCGCGTCGAAAGCGTCGTCGCCGAAGGACCGTCGAGGACGACGCCGCTCGTCTGGTTCTCTGGCGTCGACACGGCCGATCTCGAGGCGACCCTCGAGGCGGACCCGACCGTTGCGGAGCATCGGCAACTACTCGAAAACACCGACGACGACGAGTGGCTCTACCGACTCCGCTACGGTGAATCGGTCAACTCCGTCTGTCGGGCGGTCTATACCAACGGCGGGACGGTACTGGGAGCCAGGGTCGTCGACGACCAGTGGACGCTTCGCCTGCTGTTCCCGCTTCGGGAGGAACTGTCCGACGCCGTCTCCGATATTGAATCGAACGACGTCCGGATCGACGTCAGGCGGATGGTCGAGGCCGGAGGAGAGGAAGGCCTCGAGACGACGGCCGCGCTCACCGAACCACAGCAGGAAGCGATCGCCGAGGCCTACCGACAGGGGTACTACGACGTCCCACGCGAGATCTCGCTCGAGGAACTGGCGAACGAACTCGACATCTCACATCAGGCGCTGTCGGAACGGCTCCGGCGGGCCAACCGCGTCCTCGCGAGCGAGCAACTCGAGGAGGCAGCAGGCGAGATGGTGACCGAGTGATCGAATCGCTCGCCTCGACAGCGACCGAAGTCACTATTCCGCCACCGCCCGTATCGGTCTCCATGAGCGAGTACGACGCCGTCGTCTACGACCTCGACGGTACGCTGGTCGACCTGAACGTCGACTGGAACCGCGTCGCCGAGGACGTTCTCGAGGTGTACGAGACCGAAGACGTCGAACCACCGAGCGAGAATCTGTGGGACCTGCTCGGATACGCCGACGATGCCGGCGTTCGATCCGAGGTCGAATCGACGATCGCCAGCCACGAACGCACGGGTGCCGAGACTGCACCCCGGCTTGCCCACGCCGACGAATTACTCGAGCGGACGGTCCCGGTCGGCGTCTGTTCGCTCAACTGCGAGGCGGCGTGTCGGATCGCCCTCGAGAAACACGGCCTGGCCGAACCCGTCGACGTCGTCGTCGGCCGGGATACGGTCTCGACCTGGAAACCCGATCCGGAGCCGCTGCTCGAGGCAGTTCGAACGCTCGGGGCCGATCCCGAAGAGACCGTGTTCGTCGGCGATTCGGAACGCGACGAGGTGACTGCCCGGCGTGCGGGGACGGCGTTCGAGTACGTCTGATACTGTCGGACGACGGGGCTGTCCCGGAACGACGGCAGTGAACTCGCGACCGACCGCTCACGGACTCTGTCCGGTATACGAGTTACTCGTCGCGACCGTGCTTGCGTTTCGCGTATGCAAACACCGCTATCGCGACGACCAGCCAGACGACGGCACCGACGCGAACCGCGAACTCGGCTCGTGCGGCCCAGGTAGTGAGTTCGAAGGGAATCGACAGCATGGCGACGATCGGTGCACCGACGAGGATCGTCAGCACGAAGGTGATCTGCATCACCCAGCCGTAGTCGACTCCCTCGGGATCGATCGTTTCGACGGGCTCTGGCACGGCTGACAATCCCGACGCATTCGTCTTAAGCGTCGCGGGTTACGCGTTCGGTCCAGTCGAAGAACAGTGATGTTTAATCGTCGGAGACGAATTGGTAGCTATGCCCACCGTCCGGGATCTGAGAACGAAAGCAGGGGAGGAACCGATCACGATGCTGACGGCCTACGACGCACCG containing:
- a CDS encoding PadR family transcriptional regulator → MSEAQSITGEQSIARELTAFQNNILVILAKEPMYGLAIKRELEDYYGTEVNHGRLYPNLDELVELGLVEKSELDKRTNQYELTDDGYDAVLDGVRWTLSNVVTGDDRADEIRDIVEQSY
- a CDS encoding DUF7108 family protein, producing the protein MSESTESSETESLPDDVVEEAERLTRLERTAVDENEAEAHAKRRDELLSDHEFTARIREDDGDDVLVLHPGEWTEDGVIRTDRIEDTSRAVEIPLEGTEDPDDWDEVDARNREIVAEVREHHGDVHGDNATALADFVGNHYAKPLESVTAEELAEFRMEYYVRNAWPSKEQRDVIDESIELIYETVGEPVPER
- the rnhA gene encoding ribonuclease HI; translation: MPVIECDVEQARSRLEEAGIPVESGNTDHERWRASRGDATAVAYDDKVVIQGGAPQDLEALLREGGGRAHLYFDGGSRGNPGPAGIGWVIVTGDGIVAEGGERIGRATNNQAEYEALIAVLEAARDYGYDEVQIRGDSELIVKQVRGEYDTNNPELREKRVTVHELLSAFGEWTIEHVPREVNERADELANEALDG
- a CDS encoding transcription initiation factor IIB encodes the protein MTRSTRQRERTRETDETEDQEGVKACPECESDNLVKDSDRGELICEDCGLVVEEEKIDPGPEWRAFNHQERQEKSRVGAPTTQTMHDKGLTTTIDWKDKDAYGRSISSKKRSQMHRLRKWQERIRTKDAGERNLQFALSEIDRMASALGVPRSVREVASVIYRRALKEDLIRGRSIEGVATSALYAACRKEGIPRSLEEISEVSRVERKEIGRTYRYISQELGLEMRPVDPKKYVPRFCSELELSEEVQTKANEIIEKTAEEGLLSGKSPTGYAAAAIYAASLLCNEKKTQREVADVAQVTEVTIRNRYQEQIEAMGIHG
- the gfcR gene encoding transcriptional regulator GfcR; its protein translation is MKNVDDLIESAAELADRGLSKGEIADELNVSRETASWLVERSGASPQPTSQPSQTVEGGTGPQDIHVDWSAIGRDSKRMGFVASAMANLLAKHGEDVDLTIGIEKAGAPIATLIASELETDLGTYTPAKHQWDDDDIEELGGTFSRNFAGIRDRECYIVDDTITSGTTMRETVEAIRTEGGEPLACVVLADKQGLEEIDGVPVYSLLQVISVGQDE
- a CDS encoding HAD family hydrolase, translated to MERYDLVYRLYDEYDTETLREYQEFVDVFPAVDSRVALEHWQDATEELQDRKDEIRGDFAAGETFAEVASRADRDQAFTALDLEAKYGRAVNVLVLDVDETLRSAGGTDNEIPRETLHVLTEFHEAGVPIVICTGQTLENVKGFAIQGLGSEIVHSGNLSIVYEAGTGVFTPGHGAETKQLLYEDLDEEIRTVFDAVRSRILPEAPEELRRGCHLQGNEFNVTLKPNYETGSSNAREVIDEGLVYLIDLLADAVGSTVGTTDAPEGESVVDWTRAFYAAQDPEIRAVLEGEGAYPDLEADDVPSALASILERIDVAYYEADAAEIGSLELNKIVGVERALEVLGVDDPFALVMGDSKSDLRVMEWVDENDAGIAAAPEHSSQDTFQHVLETDELVFDRGKSVDVLRTVYALNRLVRLD
- a CDS encoding helix-turn-helix domain-containing protein; this encodes MTTVAELTLPTDEFALAETFRRLPELEVRVESVVAEGPSRTTPLVWFSGVDTADLEATLEADPTVAEHRQLLENTDDDEWLYRLRYGESVNSVCRAVYTNGGTVLGARVVDDQWTLRLLFPLREELSDAVSDIESNDVRIDVRRMVEAGGEEGLETTAALTEPQQEAIAEAYRQGYYDVPREISLEELANELDISHQALSERLRRANRVLASEQLEEAAGEMVTE
- a CDS encoding HAD family hydrolase; the protein is MSEYDAVVYDLDGTLVDLNVDWNRVAEDVLEVYETEDVEPPSENLWDLLGYADDAGVRSEVESTIASHERTGAETAPRLAHADELLERTVPVGVCSLNCEAACRIALEKHGLAEPVDVVVGRDTVSTWKPDPEPLLEAVRTLGADPEETVFVGDSERDEVTARRAGTAFEYV
- a CDS encoding DUF5822 domain-containing protein; the encoded protein is MPEPVETIDPEGVDYGWVMQITFVLTILVGAPIVAMLSIPFELTTWAARAEFAVRVGAVVWLVVAIAVFAYAKRKHGRDE